Proteins found in one Mustela lutreola isolate mMusLut2 chromosome 12, mMusLut2.pri, whole genome shotgun sequence genomic segment:
- the LOC131813006 gene encoding olfactory receptor 1N1 produces MENQSSISEFFLRGISESPEQEQLLFGIFLCMYLVTLAGNALIILAISSDPHLHTPMYFFLANLSFVDIGLTSSTVVKMLANVQSQHHTISYAGCLTQMYFFLMFGDLDSFFLAVMAYDRYVAICRPLQYSTVMSPRLCGLLLALCWVLTHTVALTHTLLMAQLSFCVAGEVAHFFCDITPVLKLSCSDTHINELMVFALGGTVLIIPFICIVISYIHIVSAILRLRTSGVGSKAFSTCSSHLCVVCVFYGTLFSAYLCPASVASEEKDIAAAAVYTVVTPMLNPFIYSLRNKDMKGALKKLLSRKRIYSSYI; encoded by the coding sequence ATGGAAAACCAATCCAgtatctctgaatttttcctccgAGGAATATCTGAGTCACCAGAGCAAGAGCAGTTACTGTTTGGAATTTTCCTGTGTATGTATCTTGTCACCCTGGCTGGGAATGCGCTCATCATCCTGGCCATCAGCTCAGACCCACACCTCCACACTCCCATGTACTTCTTTCTGGCCAACCTGTCTTTTGTTGACATAGGTTTAACATCTTCCACAGTTGTCAAGATGCTGGCAAATGTTCAGAGTCAGCATCACACCATCTCCTATGCAGGTTGCCTCACccaaatgtatttctttctgaTGTTTGGTGATCTGGACAGCTTCTTCCTGGCTGTAATGGCATATGACCGTTATGTAGCCATTTGCCGCCCTCTCCAGTACTCCACAGTCATGAGCCCCCGACTCTGTGGCCTGCTGCTTGCATTATGTTGGGTCCTCACCCACACTGTTGCCCTGACCCATACCCTCCTCATGGCTCAGCTCTCCTTCTGTGTTGCTGGGGAAGTAGCTCACTTTTTCTGTGACATAACTCCTGTCCTGAAGTTGTCATGTTCTGATACTCACATCAACGAGTTGATGGTTTTTGCCTTAGGAGGCACAGTACTCATCATCCCCTTTATCTGCATTGTCATCTCCTACATCCACATTGTATCAGCCATCCTGAGGCTTCGAACTTCTGGCGTGGGGAGCAAGGCCTTTTCCACCTGTAGTTCCCATCTctgtgttgtctgtgtgttctaTGGGACGCTGTTCAGTGCTTACCTGTGCCCTGCCTCTGTTGCCTCTGAGGAGAAGGACATTGCAGCAGCTGCAGTGTACACTGTGGTGACCCCCATGTTGAACCCTTTTATCTATAGCCTAAGGAACAAGGACATGAAAGGGGCCCTTAAGAAGCTCCTCAGTCGCAAGAGAATTTATTCTTCTTACATATAG